AATTGCTTTTAAAAGTACACTATTCTCATTCATGATGATTCTGCTCTCATGACTTTATTATCTCTCAAAATTTTCACCCCTAAATACTAtcagagatcaattttcttttcttttttctttttttattttatcttatttatttatttatttttttttttttttttaacttttatttaatgcatataattttccaaagtacgacttatggattacaatggcttcccccccataccgtccctcccacccacaaccctcccctttcccactccctctccccttccattcacatcatgattcattttcgattatcttaatatacagaagatcagcttagtatacattaagtatggatttcaacagtttgctcccacacaaaacataaagtgaaaaataatagatgatttttttaaatgatgatgaaatcagagcagacctattgtcatgtttaatcccagtgagagtcaagttgggaattgataatttctttttttttttttttttttcttttttttttttttttacagaggatcagtttagtatgcattaagtaaggatttcaacagtttgcacccccatagaaacacaaagtgaaatatattgtttgagtactcgttatagcattaaatctcaatgtacagcacattaaggatagagatcctacatgaggagtaagtgcacagtgactcctgttgttgactttaccaattgacactcctgtctatggcatcagtaatctccctatgctccagtcatgagtttccaaggctatggaagccctctgagttctccgactcttatcttgtttagacaaggtcatagtcaaagtggaggttctctcctcccttcagagaaaggtacctccttctttgatgacctgttctttccactgggatctcactcgcagagatcttttgccagagtgtcttggctttccatgcctgaaatactctcatgagcttttcagccagctccgaatgcctttagggctgattctgaggccagagtgctatttaggacatctgccattctatgagtctgctgagtatctcacttcccatgttggatcactctcccctttatttactccatcggttagcgttagcaggtactagacttgtctatgtgttccctttgactcccagtcccttcaccatgaccaactgtgaactgaaactgatcacctggaacagtgagatggcattggtacatgccacctcgatgggattgaattggaatcccctggtatgcttccaactccaccacttggggcaagtcagcctaaccctaccgttcgacccagccatcccactccttggaatttacccaaaggaatttaaattggcaaacaaaaaagcggtctgcaccctaatgtttattgcagctcaattcacaatagctaagacctggaaccaacctaaatgcccatcaacggtagattggataaagaaattatgggatatgtactctttagaatactataccacagtaagaaacaacgaaatccagtcatttgcaacaaaatggaggaatctggaacacatcatgctgagtgaaataagccagtcccaaagggacaaataccatatgttctccctgatcggtgatgactgactgaacaccaagagggaaacctgttggagtgaggtggacactatgggaaatggtggcttgatcagcatagccctgactgttaatgaacaacttaatacattatccctcttagtagttttttttatctgttctacttaatatgactggtttagatctgtaattgatgcacagttattcttaagtgttgaaaattaactgaaatgtgatccctgttgaacatggtggtgggaatgggagagggaagagatgtatttattttttttttgacaggcagagtggacagtgggagatagagacagagagaaaggtcttcctttgccgttggttcaccttccaatggccgccgcggccggtgcgctgcggtcgGACACCTCACTGATCCattggtaggagccaggtacttatcctggtctcccatagggtgcagggcccaagcatttgggccatcctccactgcactcggggccacagcagagagctggcctggaagaggggcaacaggggcagaatccggcaccccgatcaggATTAGAACTccgtgtgctggcactgcaaggcagaggattagcctattgagccacgatgccggccgatcaattttcaacacatgaattttgagaAAACACATTCAATCTATAAGAAACTTCAATTTAACTTGGTACTTGGAGATATGGTCTTTGGGAGATAATTGGATTTAAATGAGAATAGAGCTTTCTTTATGTTGTTAGGATCTTTATAGAAAGAGGTACTATATTATCTCTCTCCgttcatccctctctctctctctctctcttgctctccccctGGCCTTTCTACAATGTGAGGACAAAGCATAAAGGCTTCTCTGACAAGAACCCAACAATgttgccaccctcatctcagaCATCTAACTTGTTACCCAATCCAtagtattttgttacaaaagcTCCAGTAGACTTAGATATGGTAACAGaaaattaagattaaaattaagtattctccaggtctcctacctctGTGCTGTGTGGAGGCGGTGTAGGGTCCGAGGCGGGCGGGGCAGGATGATCATGGACGTGCAGCTCGCCATCTTCACCAACATGCTGGGCGTGTCCCTCTTCCTGCTTGTCGCTCTCTATCACTACGTGGCCGTCAACAACCCCAAGAAGCAAGAATGAAAGTGGCGCTTTCTCCACCCTCAGGGCTCCAGGACATAGTCTGAGGCCAGATGGAGGGTGTGAGGGGCCTCCACACTTCATCCCTCTGCCCATCACAACATACAAAGCAACTACACCTGGAGTTTTCCAAACAACTTTTATTTCCTCAAAGTTTTCCTTAACCCTATGGAACAAGAAGCTGCCACTGACTAGGGCCCAGTGTTAGGGGCTGCTTTCCCCCCACTTCTCCCCAGTGCCCCTccaatataaaaatatagttatattttttgtggtccccccaaaaaaataaaatattcttagagatcaatattaaaacattaaataaaatcctAGAATTAAATCTTAAATGTGATTAataaatttggtgcaaaaatactgCACAAGTTGTTATATGATAATATTGCATAAAATTTCACTCCCACTTTATTGAGATACCATTTTTATAATAGTTTAGACACTTAGATTCCATGTACACAATGTATATAGCATATATAACCTATATACTTCAAATTGCCCCATGGGAGGGCCTTGTGACATAGCATCCTGTttctggggacacccacatcccatttgggaaTGCTTAGTTCAATCCTGTCCACTATATACTTCCCTTCCAGATTCTTACTAATatacttggaaagcagtagatgacggcCCATGTGGGGCACCCAAATGGAGcatctggttttggcttggccatGTCCTGGCTCTTACAGGTATTCAGGCAGTGTACCAGTGGGTCAaaagtctctctttttctgtctgtctctcaatttgcctttcaaataaattaaatctttaaaaataatgaaactgtgagtatttaaaacaaaacaaaacaatgtccCAACAGGAATTGACAACTGTCAATTTAACTATAGATTTGTCATCTTTTGATGTATCTCTTTTTGTATCTTACTCATAGAGGATAAATTtaagatattttcatatttattacaatattaaatttgtaaattaccttataatttatatatttcataatttaattataattaaatgatcaaatttttttaaaaaaattacttatttgaaaaacagagagaaggaggaggaggagagagagagagagagagagagagaatgaatgagtctGGGAGAGAGTGCTCTTATCCATTTGGTCACTTTCTAAATGTCAGCAACACCAAGCTTtgactaggctaaagccaggatctgtgacctcaatccaggtctctcacatgggtgacaagaaagcaatcacttgagttatcactgcgcttcccagggtctgcattagtcagaaactggtcaggagccagggcctggtACGGAGCCCTGGTACTCTGATGTTGGATGTGGTATGGCACACAGGCACCTTAACCAACTTCTTAACTGCAAGCCCAAATGTGTGTTCCAATCAAATTATTTAAGTAAGTAAAtcgtcagttaaaaaaaaaaaagtaattccagCTGACCATGCATTGTTTTTCCAGCTTTAAATCTGGAGTTATAAGTCCTGGGATCTTCAAGgaggctgccttctcaggctctgGATGTAGCTTCTTATCCTTATTGTCATGACCATGATGGGAATCATTCAGCCCTTTATGATTTTTTAACTTAGAGGTTCAATAACTCATCCATTCACAAGTTTTTCATCTGTAGACCTTTCTCCACttaaaaatgtgcatgagagggAAGTAGGGAAAACGTGATAAAATTCCCTTAATTATTGGAAGGAGATTCAGCTGCCTTTGAAAGATTGACAGAGTTCAAAATGACCACAAAGTAGGCCTTCAAACCGTAAGTAATGCTCTCACCCAGAAATcatgtttctaaatattttaactatCTGGAGGGAGTGCTTCTCGGGAGTGCTTCTCTCTCAGAAAGATAAAttacaacatttcttttaaaatcaactATATTATATAgatacattaacatgaaaaattgATATCCAATTTATACATAATTTGTTCTGTCTTTTGTTACTAATTAAGCATGATGATCAGTATTAATGTGTTGCAGGTAAAGGTCCCTCAAAGGTCACCTTTGTATCCTACCATAGAGATATTGCATGTGTGCAACCCTGGACAGGTAGCGGTAGTTTATATGTATCATTTCCTCAGCAAAGGATACAGAAGTGAATTACAATATTCAGAGGGGGGACAAAATGCATACATGgaagcatagagacagagagagatgagaaagatgGAGAAATGTTCAATGAGCACCTCGTTTGcattccagctgctctatttgTAACAGATTATCAACACCATAAACCTATGAGACATTAGATGCAAAATTAATACCAATGACTCAAATGGTTTGTATTTGTACAAATAACGCTAATGCAAGTACAAATAAGCATATATCTTTGTATAAATAACCCTAATGACACATCGCTTAAAGCAGTGGGAAATATAAGATAATAAATTTCCTTGTTgtggaaatatgtatttttcaattgAGATAACTATTCTTTATTAAGAAACAATTGTATGTGACCCAGCCTGTAGGGTAATTGCAACAACATTTTATGCATAATTTGTATACATTTTCTCTATTACATGATATCCTTCTTTTGAAGCTTTGGTAGTTTAACTGGAAGGACCTtagaattggaaatggaaatcTAAGGTTTTGAGTTCCTGTTCTCATATTTGCCTTAGGGAAAGTTGGTCAAATCCAGTTTCCTCATTTCTGAAATTCTCTGTAGTGCATAAACAATGTAACGTAAGTGAGATTCTTATAGACTGTGAAGTACAATTCAAATATCAATTTTTTCATCATGTCCTCAAAGAACTGAGGAAAACTTACAATTTTGCAACAgatttttaattgataaattgTAAACTTGATTACAGTTTGTGCTACCTTTGGCCATTCtgtgtcttttgtttgttttcctatcATGGTGGGGAGATGGGCACCAAAATCTGACATTTTTCACATGACCATTACATTTAACAGGTAAaacataatttctaaaaataaatgttataattgTTTTAGGTGATTGACTCCTTGCTTTTTACAGTACAGTATGTCTCCATTTGAATTTGATATGGTAAAAGTGTAACTGCtcttaatatattattttgtttctgaAGTGAAACTGAACAAGGACACGAAAGCTGAATTTGTAATTAAAAGAAGGGAAGAATATTTAAATCTTGACATTGAAACTATTAGTAGGAAAAATATCTtacaaaacagtaacaaaatGATATTGCATTTCACTGTGTTGATCGCTGTTTTTAATGTCGACATATCTAAGGACAGAAACAAAATTTAGACACAACagcatacatgcacatgcacatttTATGGACTTTAAGGaggaaaaacaatcctaaaacaGATGTTTCTTTTCTCACTTTCGAAcgaatattttattgaaattcttCACACTAGACTTTACTAATTAATCTGGAAAAGGGAGTGACGGGTGCTGCTGATGCTAATCGCAGGAAACAAACACCAAACTGCGGTCCATTTTTCCCATCTCTGTTTGACAGCAGCATCTGGCTCCATGGCAGGCTCTGTCAACCTTTGCGTTGACATCCAAAGAGCTGCCTCAGGTTTGTCAGTTTCCTGGGATGTCGCTGTTGGGCTGGGGCTTACCGCAATCATTTTATTTTGTCGTTGTTCACACTGGGTCttgaaaaaagtcttccttctgtttctgcAATCATTGAAGTATTACAGTCAAAGCCAACCCTACAAAGTTTTTCTTTAATCCTGAAATGTCTGTAAAGGTGCTCTATTTTTTTAAGCTTGAATTTCATGTTAGATATACTTTGAATTTTAGCCTGGAAGCAATGTCCAAATGAAAGAGAGTCAAATGCTTCTAAAGCAAAGCAGGAAGTTATTTAGAAGGTCATAGGAATATAATGAGCCCACCAACATAAAACCAAAGCAAGGAAGTTTAGAAGGGAGGCAGTGATCTTCAACTGAATCTTATTACAGGATTGCTTCCAGAAGAAAGGACAACCGTGAAGTCAAGTCAGATGAAactaatcaaaaattaaaaatctaagggcctagtggttaagatgctcatgccCAGTTTCTGAATAGCTGGGTTCGAGTatggcctctggctcctgacttcacttcctgctaatgcatatcacAGAAGGCAGCAGTCAATGAATGGCTCCAGTGAATGGGTCCCTGatggacctggattgaattcctggctcctgtctttggtaaTGGCCTtatcctagctgttgtgggcatttgagaaataaaccacCAGCCATGGGCTTTTTGTCACTTTgatctcaaattaaaataataataattaacaatCTGGTAGAGAGGACTAATGGAAACATACAAGGAATTCCTCCTTGCAATTTCAACATTTAAAAGTTGTAATTAAATTTTTTGTAATCTTGGAATTCCAGAATGATTTCCAGGGAAACACTGTGTGTGGCAAATCACACTATAAGTCATGAGTagcaggccagcgctgcagctcactaggctaatcctccgcctgaggtgccggcaccccgggttctagtctggttggggcaccggattctgtcccggttgctcctcttccagtccagctctctgctgtggcctgggaaggcagtggaggatggcccaagtgcttgggccctgcacctgcatgggagaccaaaaggaagcacctggctcctgacttcggatcggcgcagcgcgccggccatagcagccatttggggggtaaaccaacagaaggaagacctttctctctgtctctctctctccctaactctgcctgtccgaaaaaaaaaaaaaaaaaaaaaaaaagacatgagtaGCAATCAGAC
The nucleotide sequence above comes from Oryctolagus cuniculus chromosome 20, mOryCun1.1, whole genome shotgun sequence. Encoded proteins:
- the LOC108178621 gene encoding dolichyl-diphosphooligosaccharide--protein glycosyltransferase subunit 4-like — protein: MIMDVQLAIFTNMLGVSLFLLVALYHYVAVNNPKKQE